In Morganella morganii, the following are encoded in one genomic region:
- a CDS encoding AbrB family transcriptional regulator, with the protein MNIIKTAAGISACFAAGLLLAYLNVPMALMFGPIILIIIAHRFNVSLTIPKGTLTFVQMVLGTSVGLMFTRVDLSQFDHLLLIMLIMVSCLAVQFTVSFLWFRKRVGWSVQESLLGAVPGAMAAILALMDHTGTPPQKVVISHTIRLIILIMLAGVVVGSDHPVPPPADIPPQSLVSVLWLLVIVVCGYLSGKALEKINVPAPFMLTSLGTAIAVQSMVSTYIVFPLLLNDISMTLIGMYIGSYFVLFPLRSLLRNMVTSAQVVLINIVLTALIAFGASHLTGFSFPMLLLSWAPGSMEAMTFAAIAMGIDAGFVMLNHILRMLIIQSVPSVVLYIQERRSK; encoded by the coding sequence ATGAATATTATCAAAACTGCAGCAGGGATTTCGGCCTGTTTTGCGGCCGGATTATTGCTGGCATACCTGAACGTGCCGATGGCGCTGATGTTCGGCCCCATCATTCTGATTATTATTGCGCACCGTTTCAATGTTTCGCTCACTATTCCTAAGGGAACATTAACCTTTGTTCAGATGGTGCTCGGAACATCCGTCGGGCTGATGTTTACCCGTGTCGATCTCAGTCAGTTTGATCATCTTCTGCTGATTATGCTCATCATGGTGTCGTGTCTGGCGGTGCAGTTTACCGTCAGTTTTCTCTGGTTCCGCAAACGGGTGGGGTGGTCAGTTCAGGAATCTCTGCTGGGAGCGGTGCCGGGGGCAATGGCGGCAATTCTGGCGCTGATGGATCACACCGGTACACCGCCGCAGAAGGTAGTGATTTCTCATACTATCCGCCTGATTATTCTGATTATGCTGGCGGGTGTGGTGGTCGGCAGTGATCATCCTGTCCCGCCGCCTGCGGATATTCCGCCGCAGAGTCTGGTGTCCGTGCTGTGGCTGCTGGTGATTGTGGTGTGCGGGTATCTGTCCGGCAAAGCGCTGGAAAAAATCAATGTCCCGGCACCGTTTATGCTGACATCACTGGGCACGGCGATTGCGGTGCAGAGCATGGTGAGTACTTACATTGTTTTCCCGCTGCTGCTGAATGATATCAGTATGACGCTGATCGGCATGTATATCGGGAGCTATTTTGTTCTGTTTCCGCTGAGATCACTGCTGCGCAATATGGTGACGTCCGCTCAGGTGGTGCTGATCAATATTGTGCTGACTGCACTGATTGCATTCGGGGCGTCTCACCTGACCGGTTTTTCCTTCCCGATGCTGCTGCTCTCCTGGGCGCCCGGCAGCATGGAAGCCATGACATTCGCCGCAATTGCGATGGGGATAGATGCGGGTTTTGTCATGCTTAACCATATTCTCCGCATGCTGATTATTCAGAGCGTGCCGTCAGTGGTGCTGTATATTCAGGAACGGAGGAGTAAGTAA